The following proteins come from a genomic window of Nitrospirota bacterium:
- the fabD gene encoding ACP S-malonyltransferase: MVRKIAFLFPGQGSQYSGMGKSLYDNYSSARDVFNAAEGILDWDIKGLCFNNFGDKINLTEYTQPAILVTSIAAWSVLTNAQITPSAVAGHSLGEYSAIVSAGGFPLSDALPVVQKRGRFMQDAVQKEGGMMAALLGITRSDVIEICKLSTTSGEDIVTPANFNTPEQIVIAGTSGAVQKAMELAKGKGAKKVIPLNVSVPSHSPLMKPASQKLSEVLNNIAFSSLNMPLITNVDSCLVKDSDEIKDALLRQLTNPVKWDDSMQYLINAGFNTFIEVGPGRVLTGLQKRIARELQTTAELFNVEDMESMEKT, translated from the coding sequence ATGGTAAGGAAAATTGCATTCCTGTTTCCAGGGCAGGGCTCACAATACTCTGGCATGGGGAAGTCTCTGTATGACAACTATTCTTCTGCAAGGGATGTTTTCAACGCTGCAGAGGGGATACTCGATTGGGACATAAAGGGGTTATGTTTTAATAACTTCGGTGATAAAATCAATTTGACAGAATATACTCAACCTGCTATTTTAGTCACGAGTATTGCAGCGTGGAGTGTCTTGACGAATGCACAAATAACTCCATCTGCTGTTGCAGGCCATAGCCTTGGAGAGTACTCGGCAATTGTTTCTGCAGGTGGGTTTCCTCTATCTGATGCGCTTCCTGTAGTACAAAAAAGAGGCAGGTTTATGCAGGATGCCGTACAAAAAGAAGGCGGCATGATGGCAGCATTGCTTGGGATAACAAGGTCTGATGTCATTGAAATATGTAAGTTGTCAACTACCAGCGGTGAAGATATTGTAACACCTGCTAATTTTAATACCCCGGAGCAGATAGTAATTGCAGGTACTTCAGGGGCAGTTCAAAAGGCAATGGAATTAGCAAAAGGTAAAGGGGCAAAGAAGGTAATTCCTCTGAATGTGAGTGTTCCATCGCACTCACCACTTATGAAACCGGCCTCTCAGAAATTATCAGAGGTACTTAACAATATTGCATTTTCAAGCCTTAATATGCCGTTAATTACTAATGTTGATTCTTGCCTGGTTAAAGATTCAGATGAAATTAAAGATGCACTTCTCCGTCAATTGACAAACCCTGTAAAATGGGATGATTCTATGCAGTATCTCATTAATGCTGGATTTAATACATTTATAGAGGTTGGTCCCGGTCGTGTCCTGACCGGGTTGCAGAAGAGGATTGCAAGGGAGTTGCAAACGACGGCAGAGTTGTTTAATGTAGAGGATATGGAGAGTATGGAGAAAACTTGA
- a CDS encoding ketoacyl-ACP synthase III: MRSRIAGTGSYLPDKVLSNKDLEEMVDTSDDWIVERTGISERRIASKDEAASDLAFFAAEKAITDGGIKPSDIEFIIVATVTPDMLFPSTACLVQNRLGAKGAFAFDLSAACSGFIYALSVADQYIRSGMYHTGLVVGSDVFSKVIDWTDRNTCILFGDGAGAVVLKSDSGGSGIISSNLYSDGELWDMLYVPGGGSRIPPGEDMINNRLQYVKMRGNETFKVAVNTMSSSINEVLKNNGLTADDIKLFIPHQANLRIIQAIGKKLNVPMERFMINLDRYGNTSAASIPIALDEAVKEGRVKHGDNILLEAFGGGLTWGAVLIKW; the protein is encoded by the coding sequence ATCCGTTCCAGGATCGCAGGAACAGGTTCCTACCTGCCAGACAAGGTTCTTTCGAATAAAGATCTTGAAGAGATGGTAGATACATCCGATGACTGGATTGTTGAAAGGACAGGTATAAGCGAAAGGAGGATCGCTTCAAAGGATGAAGCGGCTTCTGACCTGGCTTTTTTTGCGGCTGAAAAAGCGATAACAGACGGAGGAATTAAACCTTCAGATATTGAATTTATTATAGTGGCTACTGTCACGCCTGATATGTTGTTCCCATCCACAGCATGTCTTGTTCAGAACAGGCTTGGAGCTAAAGGTGCTTTTGCATTTGATCTGTCCGCAGCATGCTCCGGTTTTATTTATGCATTATCTGTAGCAGACCAGTACATAAGGTCTGGAATGTATCATACCGGGCTTGTTGTAGGTTCTGATGTCTTTTCCAAGGTGATAGACTGGACTGACAGAAATACCTGTATTCTATTCGGAGATGGTGCAGGTGCAGTTGTATTGAAATCCGATTCAGGCGGAAGTGGAATTATATCATCTAATCTCTACTCTGACGGGGAATTGTGGGATATGCTTTATGTGCCAGGAGGCGGTTCGCGCATCCCTCCAGGAGAGGATATGATAAATAACAGGCTTCAATACGTTAAAATGCGTGGTAATGAGACGTTCAAAGTTGCGGTAAACACTATGAGCAGCTCAATAAATGAGGTATTAAAGAATAATGGTCTTACGGCAGACGACATAAAACTATTCATCCCGCATCAGGCTAATCTGAGGATAATCCAGGCAATTGGGAAAAAGCTTAATGTTCCTATGGAACGTTTTATGATAAATCTTGACCGTTATGGCAATACTTCGGCAGCATCAATCCCTATTGCGCTTGATGAAGCTGTAAAAGAAGGCAGGGTCAAGCATGGTGATAATATCTTACTTGAAGCATTTGGCGGCGGTCTGACGTGGGGGGCGGTGCTGATAAAATGGTAA
- the plsX gene encoding phosphate acyltransferase PlsX — protein sequence MRIALDAMGGDSSPAAEVEGAVLAAREYNTEIVLVGDEKLLRCELEKHRTTGLPITISHASQRVEMHESPVSVLRKKKDSSIIIATKLVRDEKASAVVSAGHSGATMAASLLILGPVKGVERPAIATILPTLEGVAIMLDVGANVDCKPKHLFQFAIMGHAYAVKMLKKENPRIGLLSIGEEDTKGNMLTKETFVYLKNSPLNFIGNVEGKDVYRGRADVIVCDGFIGNVALKISEAVADTMGKMLSREIKKSPAGKIGYLMLKKAFASFKKKVDYAEYGGAPLLGVNGVCIICHGRSSPKAIKNAIGMSVGLSDVHTIEYLQKDVSELMTYFKEDVN from the coding sequence ATGAGGATTGCATTAGACGCTATGGGTGGAGACAGCTCTCCGGCTGCAGAAGTTGAGGGTGCAGTCTTGGCAGCAAGAGAGTACAATACAGAGATAGTACTCGTTGGCGACGAAAAACTACTCAGGTGTGAACTTGAAAAGCATCGTACTACAGGTCTGCCGATAACTATCTCGCATGCTTCACAACGGGTTGAAATGCATGAGAGTCCGGTCTCTGTCCTTCGAAAGAAAAAAGATTCATCCATTATTATTGCTACAAAGCTGGTTCGTGACGAAAAGGCTTCAGCAGTCGTCAGCGCCGGCCATAGCGGCGCCACTATGGCTGCATCCCTGCTGATATTGGGGCCTGTAAAGGGAGTTGAGAGACCTGCAATTGCCACTATCCTGCCTACACTCGAAGGTGTTGCTATAATGCTTGATGTTGGAGCTAACGTCGATTGTAAACCCAAACATCTTTTTCAGTTTGCTATTATGGGGCATGCATATGCAGTAAAGATGCTTAAAAAGGAAAACCCGAGGATAGGATTATTAAGCATTGGAGAAGAAGATACCAAGGGAAACATGCTTACCAAGGAGACATTCGTGTATCTTAAAAATAGTCCACTTAATTTTATAGGTAATGTTGAAGGAAAGGATGTTTACAGAGGAAGAGCAGATGTTATAGTATGTGATGGATTTATTGGTAACGTAGCGCTCAAAATCAGTGAAGCAGTAGCTGACACAATGGGAAAAATGTTGTCGCGTGAAATAAAAAAATCACCTGCAGGAAAGATCGGGTATCTCATGCTAAAGAAGGCATTCGCGTCTTTTAAGAAGAAGGTTGATTATGCAGAGTATGGGGGCGCTCCATTGCTTGGTGTTAACGGGGTCTGCATAATATGTCATGGCAGGTCCTCTCCAAAGGCAATTAAGAATGCAATAGGAATGTCAGTTGGGTTATCAGATGTTCATACTATCGAGTATCTTCAGAAAGATGTATCAGAGTTAATGACATATTTTAAGGAGGATGTGAATTAG
- the rpmF gene encoding 50S ribosomal protein L32, producing MPNPKHKISKSRGGKRRSHKKLAMPGYVQCPECRETKLAHHVCPSCGTYKGREVVAVVEK from the coding sequence ATGCCTAATCCAAAACACAAAATATCCAAATCGAGGGGAGGCAAGAGGAGATCGCACAAAAAACTTGCAATGCCGGGATATGTTCAGTGTCCGGAGTGCCGGGAAACAAAATTAGCTCACCATGTATGCCCTTCCTGCGGAACATATAAAGGCCGGGAAGTAGTTGCCGTTGTCGAGAAATAA
- the acpP gene encoding acyl carrier protein gives MSVEEKVKKIVGEQLGVDEEEITPDASFVEDLGADSLDTVELVMAFEEEFSIEIPDEDAEKIITVQNSVDYIRERM, from the coding sequence TTGTCAGTAGAAGAGAAAGTAAAGAAGATAGTTGGTGAACAGCTTGGGGTTGATGAGGAGGAAATAACTCCGGATGCATCATTCGTGGAAGATCTCGGGGCAGATTCACTTGATACTGTGGAACTGGTTATGGCCTTTGAAGAGGAATTCAGTATTGAAATACCTGATGAAGATGCAGAAAAGATAATAACTGTACAGAATTCAGTGGACTATATAAGAGAAAGGATGTAG
- the fabG gene encoding 3-oxoacyl-[acyl-carrier-protein] reductase, which translates to MTESRVALITGASRGIGYAIAESLARSGVDIAGIDINITELQSAMKMIGESTGRRVLALQADVGDFASMEDAAAEANKVFGKISILVNNAGITRDNLLLRMKDNEWDDVIRINLTGTFNSTRSVIKGMVKNKYGRIISIASIVGLMGNVGQANYAASKAGIIGFTKSIAREYANRGVTANAIAPGFIETDMTKKLPEDVATALLGQIPMGKLGMPEDVANAVRFLASDEAKYITGQVLHVNGGMYM; encoded by the coding sequence ATGACAGAGAGCAGAGTTGCATTGATCACCGGGGCAAGCCGGGGTATTGGATATGCCATAGCCGAATCACTGGCAAGGAGTGGAGTTGATATTGCAGGTATAGACATTAACATTACTGAACTGCAATCTGCCATGAAGATGATCGGAGAAAGCACAGGAAGAAGGGTTTTAGCCCTGCAGGCAGATGTGGGAGATTTTGCGAGTATGGAGGATGCGGCAGCAGAGGCTAATAAGGTGTTTGGTAAAATAAGTATTCTTGTCAACAACGCAGGAATAACCCGGGACAACCTTCTCCTTCGAATGAAGGACAATGAATGGGATGATGTAATAAGAATAAATCTGACTGGGACATTTAACAGCACCAGGTCGGTGATAAAGGGGATGGTAAAAAACAAGTATGGCAGGATTATTAGTATTGCATCAATTGTCGGTCTAATGGGTAATGTCGGACAGGCAAATTATGCTGCATCAAAAGCCGGTATTATAGGATTTACAAAATCCATTGCACGGGAATATGCAAATAGGGGTGTTACTGCAAACGCCATTGCGCCAGGCTTTATTGAAACAGATATGACAAAAAAACTTCCTGAAGATGTTGCAACTGCATTGCTGGGTCAGATACCTATGGGTAAACTTGGGATGCCTGAAGATGTCGCTAATGCTGTCAGATTTCTTGCTTCAGATGAAGCCAAGTATATTACAGGTCAGGTTTTACATGTTAACGGCGGTATGTATATGTAG
- a CDS encoding DUF177 domain-containing protein, producing the protein MKIIVSKIPDEGVEIHSIETAGSLGLSPPDLMLNENVHIDAVVTRQGRVFFVDGTLRTSLQLTCSRCAGEFSYPVNTSFYCQEQPFSNSDLDKEAALLKGDMDIDHYSGDEVELNNIFREQVILSTPMHPLCKGDCRGLCPKCGQNLNIASCECRDDEVKSPFSVIKKLFEQGD; encoded by the coding sequence ATGAAGATAATAGTGAGTAAAATCCCGGATGAAGGTGTTGAAATTCACAGCATTGAAACTGCCGGTAGTTTGGGTTTATCGCCGCCGGATTTGATGCTGAATGAAAATGTCCATATAGATGCTGTGGTTACCCGGCAGGGGAGGGTCTTCTTCGTAGATGGAACACTAAGGACTTCTCTGCAGCTTACATGCAGCAGGTGTGCCGGTGAATTCTCTTATCCGGTAAATACCAGTTTTTACTGTCAGGAGCAGCCATTCAGTAATTCTGACCTTGATAAGGAAGCAGCTCTCCTAAAAGGAGATATGGATATAGACCACTATTCCGGGGATGAAGTTGAGTTGAATAACATCTTCAGGGAGCAGGTTATACTATCAACTCCGATGCATCCATTATGCAAAGGAGATTGCCGTGGTCTTTGCCCAAAATGCGGGCAAAACCTGAATATAGCAAGTTGCGAGTGCAGGGACGATGAAGTGAAGAGTCCCTTTAGTGTCATAAAGAAACTATTTGAACAAGGAGATTGA